A part of Variovorax sp. HW608 genomic DNA contains:
- a CDS encoding response regulator transcription factor → MSTSRVAEPIVVAIDIDDTELSERLLASLAHAPGLRVAQQGEPADVALVAATESTPASDNNDGALTPRELEVLALMAEGASNKSIARRLGISVHTAKFHVGSLLDKLDATGRTDAVAQAVRQGVIHL, encoded by the coding sequence TTGAGCACCTCGCGCGTCGCGGAACCGATCGTGGTCGCGATCGACATCGACGACACCGAGCTGTCGGAGCGCCTGCTCGCCTCGCTCGCTCATGCACCCGGCCTGCGCGTCGCGCAGCAGGGCGAACCTGCGGACGTGGCGCTGGTGGCGGCGACCGAGTCCACGCCCGCATCCGACAACAACGACGGGGCGCTGACGCCGCGCGAGCTCGAAGTGCTGGCGCTGATGGCCGAAGGCGCATCGAACAAGTCGATCGCGCGGCGGCTCGGCATCTCGGTGCACACGGCCAAGTTCCATGTCGGCTCGCTGCTCGACAAGCTCGACGCGACCGGCCGCACGGACGCGGTCGCGCAGGCGGTGCGGCAGGGCGTCATTCATCTGTGA
- a CDS encoding S1C family serine protease — protein sequence MADTTISSLEQLSAAMADAVAAASRGVVAVHAARSRASGFVWRDGLIVTSEEALPDEGDVAVLLPDGGKLPASIVGRDAATDVALLRVEGAAPSPIAFDAAPVRAGSIALAVGSQAGTAVAAAGVVSLVGPAWRSLRGGDIDLRIELDLVMRRSVEGALALDAGGRAIGMAVFGPRGRVLVIPGTTVERVASQLAAHGRVPRGYLGVALQPVKVEPDGIGAMVMGIDRDGPGAKAGVRQGDVILAWNGEPVRSVHMLLRSLGPASVGTAVTLSLRRAGEPLELPIAVGERPVD from the coding sequence ATGGCCGATACGACGATTTCGTCCCTCGAACAACTGTCCGCCGCCATGGCGGACGCGGTGGCCGCCGCCTCGCGCGGCGTGGTCGCGGTGCATGCCGCACGCTCGCGCGCCAGCGGCTTCGTCTGGCGCGACGGGCTCATCGTCACCTCCGAGGAGGCGCTGCCCGACGAAGGCGACGTGGCCGTGCTGCTGCCGGACGGCGGCAAGCTGCCCGCGAGCATCGTCGGGCGCGATGCCGCCACCGACGTCGCGCTGCTGCGCGTCGAGGGCGCCGCGCCCTCCCCGATCGCCTTCGATGCCGCGCCGGTGCGCGCCGGCTCGATCGCGCTCGCGGTGGGCTCGCAGGCCGGAACGGCGGTCGCGGCGGCGGGCGTGGTTTCGCTGGTGGGCCCGGCGTGGCGCAGCCTGCGCGGCGGCGACATCGACCTGCGGATCGAACTCGACCTCGTGATGCGGCGCAGCGTCGAAGGCGCTCTGGCGCTCGATGCGGGCGGCCGTGCGATCGGCATGGCCGTGTTCGGGCCGCGTGGGCGCGTGCTCGTGATTCCGGGCACCACGGTCGAGCGCGTGGCCTCGCAGCTCGCCGCGCATGGCCGCGTGCCGCGCGGCTACCTCGGTGTCGCGCTGCAGCCGGTGAAGGTGGAACCCGACGGCATCGGCGCGATGGTGATGGGCATCGACCGCGACGGTCCCGGCGCCAAGGCCGGCGTGCGGCAAGGCGACGTGATCCTCGCGTGGAACGGCGAGCCGGTGCGCAGCGTGCACATGCTGTTGCGCTCGCTCGGGCCGGCGAGCGTGGGCACGGCCGTGACGCTCTCGCTGCGGCGCGCGGGCGAGCCGCTCGAACTGCCGATCGCCGTCGGAGAAAGGCCCGTCGATTGA
- a CDS encoding VIT1/CCC1 transporter family protein: MKPLHYRAHSERHRTEHIGWLRAAVLGANDGIISTASLVAGVAAAQASHANIMTTAVAGLVAGAMSMAAGEFVSVYSQADTEKADLERERHELATDGEAERRELTAIYVRRGLRHELADQVATQLMAHDALGAHARDELGISETLSARPLQAAMASAVSFAAGAAMPLTVVALAPQHSLLQWTVVSAAFFLALLGAIAATIGGTPVARSAMRVTLWGTLAMAVTAGVGALFGAVP; the protein is encoded by the coding sequence ATGAAGCCACTCCACTACCGCGCACATTCCGAGCGACACCGCACAGAACACATCGGCTGGCTGCGTGCCGCCGTGCTCGGCGCCAATGACGGCATCATTTCCACCGCCAGCCTGGTCGCGGGTGTCGCGGCGGCGCAGGCGAGCCACGCCAACATCATGACCACCGCGGTGGCCGGTCTGGTGGCAGGCGCGATGTCGATGGCCGCAGGGGAATTCGTCTCGGTCTACTCCCAGGCGGATACCGAGAAGGCCGACCTGGAGCGCGAGCGCCACGAGCTGGCGACGGACGGCGAGGCAGAGCGTCGGGAACTGACCGCGATCTACGTGCGCCGTGGTCTCCGACACGAACTCGCCGATCAGGTCGCCACCCAATTGATGGCGCATGACGCGCTGGGTGCGCATGCGCGTGACGAGCTGGGCATTTCGGAGACACTCAGTGCCCGCCCGCTGCAAGCGGCGATGGCCTCCGCCGTCAGCTTCGCCGCGGGGGCGGCCATGCCACTCACCGTCGTCGCGCTGGCGCCGCAGCATTCATTGCTGCAATGGACCGTCGTCAGCGCCGCGTTCTTCCTGGCCTTGCTCGGCGCCATCGCCGCCACCATCGGTGGCACGCCGGTGGCCAGGAGCGCCATGCGCGTGACCCTGTGGGGCACATTGGCGATGGCAGTGACGGCGGGGGTCGGTGCGCTGTTTGGTGCGGTGCCTTGA
- the chrA gene encoding chromate efflux transporter, which produces MPPAKQDEPVPIERGGALEVLLVFLKLGLTSFGGPVAHLGYFRAEIVERRRWLDEKSYSDLVALCQFLPGPASSQVGLAIGLTRAGWLGALAAWCGFTLPSAIALIVFAYGIGHWGALADSGAVHGLKVAAVAVVAQAVWGMARNLCPDRTRAAMAIVAALAVLVLPTSLSQVIAIAVAGLVGWLMLELPHQRPVAHRSYGVSRTAGAVALTVFFGLLVSLPLIAATTESLVWTIVEGFYRAGALVFGGGHVVLPLLQATVVPAGVVTNEQFLAGYGAAQAVPGPLFTFAAYLGAVMRGPLSGWTGGLALLVVIFVPAFLLVVGALPFWDALRQRGAVQSAMAGVNAAVVGILLAALYNPVWTSAIHTRADFATALAAFALLVYGRVSPLLVVLLAAAAGWAFLG; this is translated from the coding sequence ATGCCCCCGGCGAAACAGGACGAGCCGGTCCCCATCGAACGGGGCGGCGCGTTGGAGGTGCTGCTCGTCTTTTTGAAACTCGGCCTGACGTCTTTCGGCGGGCCGGTTGCCCATCTGGGCTATTTCCGGGCCGAGATCGTGGAGCGCCGGCGCTGGCTCGATGAAAAGAGCTACTCGGACCTGGTGGCGCTGTGCCAGTTCCTTCCCGGACCGGCCAGCAGCCAGGTCGGATTGGCGATCGGGCTCACGCGCGCCGGCTGGCTCGGGGCACTGGCCGCCTGGTGCGGCTTCACGCTGCCGTCCGCAATCGCCCTGATCGTGTTCGCTTACGGCATCGGGCATTGGGGAGCCCTCGCAGACAGCGGCGCGGTACACGGCCTGAAGGTCGCCGCCGTCGCCGTGGTGGCGCAAGCGGTGTGGGGCATGGCCAGGAACCTGTGTCCGGACCGCACGCGCGCCGCCATGGCGATCGTCGCGGCGCTTGCGGTCCTGGTGCTGCCGACCTCGCTGTCGCAGGTCATCGCCATCGCGGTCGCGGGCCTGGTCGGCTGGTTGATGCTCGAGCTGCCGCACCAGCGGCCGGTGGCGCATCGGAGCTACGGCGTATCGAGGACCGCGGGTGCCGTCGCCTTGACGGTGTTCTTCGGTTTGCTGGTCAGTCTGCCGCTCATTGCAGCGACAACCGAATCGTTGGTGTGGACGATCGTCGAGGGCTTCTATCGCGCAGGTGCGCTCGTGTTCGGCGGTGGCCATGTGGTCCTGCCCTTGTTGCAGGCGACTGTCGTTCCGGCAGGGGTCGTCACGAACGAGCAGTTCCTGGCCGGCTATGGTGCTGCGCAGGCCGTGCCCGGCCCCTTGTTCACCTTCGCGGCCTACCTGGGCGCCGTGATGCGCGGGCCGCTTTCCGGCTGGACGGGTGGGCTCGCGCTGCTGGTCGTGATCTTCGTCCCTGCATTCCTGCTCGTGGTCGGGGCACTGCCTTTCTGGGATGCCTTGCGGCAGCGCGGCGCGGTGCAGTCGGCGATGGCCGGTGTGAACGCGGCGGTGGTCGGGATCCTGCTCGCAGCCTTGTACAACCCCGTGTGGACCAGCGCGATCCACACGCGGGCGGACTTCGCCACCGCGCTGGCGGCGTTCGCCCTGCTCGTCTACGGCCGCGTGTCGCCCCTCCTCGTGGTGCTGCTGGCAGCGGCTGCCGGCTGGGCTTTCCTTGGTTGA
- a CDS encoding tannase/feruloyl esterase family alpha/beta hydrolase, which translates to MNLKDRLPAPLALLLLGATAYSHAATPIACNALLNQSIEGATITSAVLNLATATLPEHCEVLGTIGQHTGADGQSYAVKFHLRMPTSWSERFYYQGGGGLDGSVGAANAAQINQGYAVVSTDSGHDAAANISAVAGNAEFGFDPQARLDYGYDGPARVAQAAKAITRTYYGQKIRYAYFEGCSEGGREGLMFSQRYPDIFDGVIAGNPGMDLPKAAVAEAWDTQAFAGAARSLTPFGFPDLATSFTSAELSAIGDAILKECDAKDGLVDGIIANPQACRFDPRTLGPQGSGLLSASQVTALKSVFDGARDSKGRALYAGWFWDPGIAAPGWRVWKIGPLFPAPGNTSLNTTLGGSALPFVFTTPPNSQTAGRPGYPGTVITTAGPAPSLPGLNDAFMPWLLSFNMDVDAPKIHARGGIFSQSAMDFMGTSSTDYRRFRAGGSKLIVYSGQADPVFSSKYHIGWYRDLVDRFGGLRDTQQFARLFVVPGMNHCGGGYATSQFDAFGALVKWVEQGQGPSALIGTAPADTPWPGRTRPICAYPSQARYVGQGSIEDAANFVCVAVRDDDNDHPQDGNDPGHGNDDNNHP; encoded by the coding sequence ATGAACCTCAAGGATCGACTTCCGGCGCCGCTTGCACTGCTCCTCCTGGGAGCGACGGCCTACAGCCATGCGGCGACGCCCATCGCGTGCAACGCCCTGCTCAACCAGAGCATCGAAGGCGCGACCATCACGAGCGCCGTGCTCAACCTGGCGACGGCGACGCTGCCCGAGCACTGCGAGGTGCTCGGCACCATCGGCCAGCACACCGGGGCCGACGGGCAGTCCTACGCGGTGAAGTTCCATCTGCGCATGCCCACGTCCTGGAGCGAACGCTTCTACTACCAGGGCGGCGGCGGACTGGACGGCAGCGTCGGCGCCGCCAATGCGGCGCAGATCAATCAGGGCTATGCCGTGGTCTCCACGGACAGCGGGCACGACGCGGCGGCCAACATCTCCGCGGTCGCCGGCAATGCCGAGTTCGGATTCGACCCGCAGGCGCGCCTCGACTACGGCTACGACGGGCCCGCCCGCGTCGCGCAGGCCGCCAAGGCGATCACGCGCACCTACTACGGCCAGAAGATCAGGTACGCCTACTTCGAAGGCTGCTCGGAAGGCGGACGCGAGGGCCTGATGTTCTCGCAGCGCTACCCCGACATCTTCGACGGCGTCATCGCCGGCAACCCCGGCATGGACCTGCCCAAGGCCGCGGTCGCCGAGGCTTGGGACACGCAGGCCTTCGCCGGCGCCGCGCGTTCGCTCACGCCCTTCGGCTTTCCCGATCTCGCGACCTCGTTCACCTCGGCGGAGCTGAGCGCGATCGGCGACGCGATCTTGAAGGAATGCGACGCGAAGGACGGCCTCGTCGACGGCATCATCGCCAACCCCCAGGCCTGCCGCTTCGATCCGCGCACGCTCGGTCCGCAGGGCTCCGGGCTGCTGTCCGCCAGCCAGGTCACGGCGCTGAAGAGCGTGTTCGACGGCGCCAGGGATTCGAAGGGCCGTGCGCTGTACGCCGGCTGGTTCTGGGATCCGGGCATCGCCGCACCCGGCTGGCGCGTCTGGAAGATCGGGCCGCTCTTCCCCGCCCCGGGCAACACCTCGCTCAACACGACGCTCGGCGGCTCGGCCTTGCCCTTCGTCTTCACCACGCCGCCCAATTCGCAGACCGCCGGCCGGCCGGGATACCCGGGCACGGTCATCACGACCGCCGGGCCGGCGCCGAGCCTGCCGGGGCTCAACGACGCCTTCATGCCGTGGCTGCTCAGCTTCAACATGGACGTGGATGCGCCGAAGATCCATGCGCGCGGCGGCATCTTTTCGCAGTCGGCGATGGACTTCATGGGCACCAGCTCGACCGACTACCGGCGCTTTCGCGCCGGCGGCAGCAAGCTCATCGTCTACAGCGGCCAGGCCGATCCGGTGTTCTCGTCGAAATACCACATCGGCTGGTACCGTGACCTCGTCGACCGCTTCGGCGGCCTGCGCGACACGCAGCAGTTCGCTCGCCTGTTCGTGGTGCCGGGCATGAACCATTGCGGCGGCGGCTACGCCACTTCGCAGTTCGACGCCTTCGGCGCACTCGTCAAATGGGTCGAGCAGGGACAGGGGCCGTCGGCCCTCATCGGCACCGCACCGGCCGATACGCCCTGGCCCGGGCGCACGCGGCCGATCTGCGCCTATCCGAGCCAGGCGCGCTACGTCGGGCAGGGCAGCATCGAGGACGCCGCCAATTTCGTCTGCGTCGCCGTGCGCGACGACGACAATGACCACCCGCAGGACGGCAACGACCCCGGACACGGGAATGATGACAACAACCACCCATGA
- a CDS encoding helix-turn-helix domain-containing protein — MNSPNATPASQDPALLRRLLRAKDRMDAASHEEWPVGRLAEVSGVSEAHFARSFKQAFGTPPHRYLLTRRIERATALLRDTDLSITDIAFTTGWSSLGTFGRTFRDITGESPSAVRTRARAATHELGRVPACIVSAAHRPELKTAVSEKRRQALDGTNETVQQEHS; from the coding sequence ATGAACAGTCCCAATGCCACCCCCGCAAGCCAGGACCCCGCGCTGCTGCGTCGACTGCTGCGCGCCAAGGACCGGATGGATGCCGCCTCGCACGAGGAATGGCCCGTCGGGCGGCTTGCAGAGGTGAGCGGCGTTTCCGAGGCGCACTTTGCGCGATCGTTCAAGCAGGCTTTCGGCACCCCGCCGCATCGCTACCTGCTCACGCGGCGCATCGAGCGGGCCACGGCGCTGCTGCGCGATACGGACCTCTCCATCACCGACATCGCTTTCACGACGGGCTGGTCGAGCCTGGGCACCTTCGGGCGCACCTTCCGCGACATCACCGGCGAAAGTCCGAGCGCGGTGCGCACGCGCGCCCGAGCGGCGACCCATGAACTCGGCCGGGTGCCCGCCTGCATCGTCAGTGCCGCGCACCGGCCCGAGCTCAAGACCGCAGTTTCGGAGAAGCGGCGGCAGGCCCTGGACGGTACAAACGAAACCGTTCAACAGGAGCATTCATGA
- a CDS encoding VOC family protein, whose translation MTQGIETVGLYVRDQDEALAFYVEKLGFRVHTDVRNGDYRWLTVQHPDQPSFQLGLYVPGPPVLDAATAQAVREIVAKGAMPPLVLAVDDCRAAYDRMAAEGVEFTQEPVERYGTVDAGFRDPSGNGWKMIQRRG comes from the coding sequence ATGACACAAGGCATCGAAACGGTCGGTTTGTACGTGCGCGATCAGGACGAAGCGCTTGCCTTCTATGTGGAGAAGCTCGGGTTTCGCGTCCACACCGACGTGCGCAACGGCGACTATCGCTGGCTCACGGTGCAGCACCCGGACCAGCCATCGTTCCAGCTCGGTCTGTACGTCCCCGGGCCGCCGGTGCTCGATGCGGCCACCGCGCAGGCCGTGCGCGAGATCGTGGCCAAGGGCGCGATGCCGCCGCTCGTGCTCGCCGTGGACGATTGCCGCGCCGCCTACGACCGGATGGCGGCCGAGGGTGTGGAATTCACCCAAGAACCGGTGGAGCGCTATGGCACCGTGGATGCCGGCTTTCGCGACCCGTCGGGCAACGGGTGGAAGATGATCCAGCGCCGCGGCTGA
- a CDS encoding cysteine dioxygenase: protein MTSSALDHFVSRAAAFSQSHSEPADCVLGIAPLMLELIEEAGSFLEPQHRRSSTEGYARNLIRNMPEHGLSLYALVWQPGQWTPVHDHGSWGVVGVVEGVLEERSYVRVSPDRGVDHDIELVRGGILLLKHGAVTSFVPNPDHIHVTGVPIERPGAISLHLYGRTMNDFNIYDVAGRTRKRMQVAHNES, encoded by the coding sequence ATGACCTCATCCGCCCTCGACCATTTCGTTTCCCGCGCTGCAGCATTCAGCCAATCCCATTCGGAGCCCGCCGATTGCGTCCTCGGCATTGCGCCGCTGATGCTCGAACTGATCGAGGAGGCCGGCAGCTTCCTTGAGCCGCAGCACCGGCGAAGCAGCACCGAAGGCTACGCGCGCAACCTCATCCGCAACATGCCCGAGCACGGCCTGTCGCTCTACGCCCTGGTCTGGCAGCCGGGCCAGTGGACGCCGGTGCACGACCACGGCAGCTGGGGCGTGGTCGGCGTCGTCGAAGGCGTGCTCGAGGAGCGCAGCTATGTGCGCGTGTCGCCCGATCGCGGCGTCGACCACGACATCGAGCTGGTGCGCGGCGGCATCCTCCTGCTCAAGCACGGTGCGGTGACCAGCTTCGTACCGAACCCGGACCACATCCACGTCACCGGCGTTCCGATCGAGCGGCCGGGCGCGATCAGCCTGCACCTGTACGGACGCACGATGAACGACTTCAACATCTACGACGTCGCCGGGCGCACGCGCAAGCGCATGCAGGTCGCGCACAACGAGAGCTGA